From the genome of Altererythrobacter sp. BO-6:
CTTGCTTCCACTCCGGGCCAGCCCGACGTGGGGCTCAAGGTTCCTGCTGACTATCGCCCGAAGCTGTTCGACATGATCCAGCAAACAGGTTTCAGCCCGGGCGATTTCAGCGCAACCGAAACCTGGGCCGTCGCTCTGCTGCTGGCGCAGCTGGAGGATACGGGCGATGCAGCTCATGGCGCCGATCGCGCGCTGATCCGGGACTTTGCCGGACGCGAAATCAAGGAATTCGAAGGCGCCGCCAAACAGCTCGGCATCTTCGATCGCTTGCCGGAAAGCGAACAGCGCGACCTGCTGGTTGGGGTGATTGACGACATCGAACGGCTGAAGCTTGAGCCGGGAAAATTGCGCAAGGCCTGGCTGGAAGGCGATGAGACGGCCCTGATCGAAGCCACCAACAGCGGCATCCTGGCTGACCGTGAGCTGCGCCAGGCCTTGCTGGTCGATCGCAATAACGCATGGATGGACCAGCTTGTCCCCATGCTGGAACAGGGCAAGAAGCCTTTGGTCGCTGTGGGCGCAGCGCATATCGTCGGCCCCGATGGCCTGGCCGAACTGTTGCGCCAGCGCGGCTATACCGTCACCCGCATCCAGTAAGAACGCGCTTGCCATTTGGCCCCTTGCCACGTAAGGGGCCGCCCTTCGGCGTCATGGTCATCCCTGGAGGCGTGGCGGACCGAATGACAAACCAATGCAATTCGAAAGGTATGTGACATGAGCGACGCTCTGACCCTGCCGGCCGAGGCGCGCGAACGGGCTGGCAAGGGAGCCTCCCGTGCACTGCGTCGCGAAGGCCGCGTCCCCGCCGTTATCTATGGCGGCAAGGAAGAACCCACGATGATCCACGTCGAGGCGAAGGAACTGGTCCGCCAGCTGGGCACCGGCCACTTCATGAACTCGATCGTCGAGATCACCCTCGGTGGCAAGACCATCAAGACCCTTCCCAAGGATGTGTCGCTGCATCCGGTCACGGACCGCCCCGAGCACGTCGACTTCCTGCGCCTGGCCAAGGGTGCCAAGGTTGAAGTGAACGTGCCCGTCGTGTTCGCCAATGAAGAAAAGAGCCCCGGCCTCAAGAAGGGCGGCGTGCTGAACGTGGTTCGCCACGAGCTCGACCTGATCTGCGACGCAGACCAGATCCCCAGCGAAATCGTGATCGACGTAACCGGCAAGGACGTTGGCGATTCGATCCACATCAGCGAAGTGACCCTGCCTGCGGGCAGCGAAAGCGCGATCACCGATCGTGACTTCACCATCGCTACGCTGGTTGCTCCTTCTGCGCTGAAGAAGGCTGAAGGCGATACCAGCACCGCAGCTGCCGCAAGCGAAGTGCCTGCTTCCGAGCAGGATGCCGACGAAGGCGAAGGCGAAGAAGAAGCCGGCGAAGAATAATCTTCCCGTTTCCAATGCTATCACCAAGGCGCCGGTCCAGATATGGGCCGGCGTTTTGCATTTGGGGAAGTGCAAGCTAGAGGGCGCTGATGCAAATCTGGGTAGGCCTTGGAAATCCCGGTCCGGGATATGCGATGAACCGGCACAATGTCGGCTTCATGGCCTGCGACGTGATCGCCGAAATGTATGGCTTCGGCCCGGTCCAGAAGAAATTCCAGGGATGGATCCAGGAAGGCCGGATCGGCACCGTGAAGGTCCTGCTGCTCAAGCCCGCCACTTTCATGAACGAAAGCGGCCGCAGCGTGGGCGAGGCATTGCGCTTCTACAAACTCGGTACCGATGCGCTGACCGTGTTCCATGACGAACTCGACCTCGCGCCATTCAAGGTCAAGGTGAAGCAAGGCGGCGGCACCGCCGGGCATAATGGGCTGCGCAGTATCGATAAGCATCTCGGCCCCGATTTCCGCCGGGTGCGGATCGGAATCGGCCATCCCGGGCACAAGGACCGTGTGCATG
Proteins encoded in this window:
- a CDS encoding TraB/GumN family protein, with the translated sequence MIRQLILLAMGVLALSACNADPPQQDGERASPILIELADNQGQPKGWLFGTIHSLPRDVQWRSETLDAAIADADLLMVEIAALDDQQALRDVFSRLASTPGQPDVGLKVPADYRPKLFDMIQQTGFSPGDFSATETWAVALLLAQLEDTGDAAHGADRALIRDFAGREIKEFEGAAKQLGIFDRLPESEQRDLLVGVIDDIERLKLEPGKLRKAWLEGDETALIEATNSGILADRELRQALLVDRNNAWMDQLVPMLEQGKKPLVAVGAAHIVGPDGLAELLRQRGYTVTRIQ
- a CDS encoding 50S ribosomal protein L25/general stress protein Ctc, whose protein sequence is MSDALTLPAEARERAGKGASRALRREGRVPAVIYGGKEEPTMIHVEAKELVRQLGTGHFMNSIVEITLGGKTIKTLPKDVSLHPVTDRPEHVDFLRLAKGAKVEVNVPVVFANEEKSPGLKKGGVLNVVRHELDLICDADQIPSEIVIDVTGKDVGDSIHISEVTLPAGSESAITDRDFTIATLVAPSALKKAEGDTSTAAAASEVPASEQDADEGEGEEEAGEE
- the pth gene encoding aminoacyl-tRNA hydrolase, with the translated sequence MQIWVGLGNPGPGYAMNRHNVGFMACDVIAEMYGFGPVQKKFQGWIQEGRIGTVKVLLLKPATFMNESGRSVGEALRFYKLGTDALTVFHDELDLAPFKVKVKQGGGTAGHNGLRSIDKHLGPDFRRVRIGIGHPGHKDRVHGYVLGNYAKSEQDDLVHMLGAIAAEAEWLAKGDDARFMNDVAIRMQD